In Anaerolineales bacterium, the following proteins share a genomic window:
- a CDS encoding helix-turn-helix domain-containing protein, whose amino-acid sequence MHRMDFGQLVAALRQDLGWTQFQLAEAADIDEAVISQVERGVKRFLGPELLFGLANALQLTTLERREFFLAASGLDQKETVRQASVATTTDVFNARKTLDKIVEMVAHARLPTFLTDAYSDVICANRIAVAFFQPSPSVFDGIEKIPGGYNTTRFNFGKDLQARNIVEGNWEAYALNSMRSFRVHSLRYRATPYFKYLMKAFRNPADYPFFDRFWKMVSSVEQDKDVSTDFFAIRHRNLGDIKYGSSGTTSITAFGDLNLVHYIPFDEQTSRVFDQLVHDAGQGAVNFAPWPQKNMP is encoded by the coding sequence ATGCATCGGATGGATTTTGGTCAACTCGTGGCAGCGCTCAGGCAGGATTTGGGCTGGACACAGTTCCAACTTGCCGAAGCCGCCGATATTGATGAAGCGGTCATCAGCCAGGTTGAACGAGGCGTAAAGCGGTTCCTTGGGCCGGAACTGTTGTTTGGTCTCGCCAACGCTTTGCAGTTGACCACCCTCGAGCGGCGCGAATTCTTTCTTGCCGCAAGCGGGCTGGATCAAAAAGAGACCGTCCGCCAGGCTTCGGTAGCGACGACCACCGACGTTTTCAATGCCCGTAAAACGCTGGATAAGATAGTGGAGATGGTGGCGCACGCTCGTCTACCCACTTTTCTCACCGATGCCTACAGCGATGTGATCTGCGCCAATCGGATCGCGGTCGCGTTCTTCCAACCCTCTCCAAGTGTGTTCGATGGCATAGAAAAGATTCCTGGAGGATACAACACCACGCGCTTTAATTTTGGTAAAGATTTGCAGGCTCGCAACATTGTCGAAGGGAATTGGGAAGCCTACGCCTTGAACTCGATGCGCTCTTTTCGGGTCCATAGCCTGCGGTATCGAGCTACGCCATACTTTAAATATCTGATGAAGGCATTCCGGAACCCGGCGGACTATCCGTTTTTCGATCGTTTCTGGAAGATGGTCTCTTCGGTTGAACAGGATAAGGATGTGAGTACGGATTTCTTTGCCATCCGTCATCGCAACCTTGGGGATATCAAGTATGGTTCCTCGGGAACCACCTCGATCACAGCCTTCGGCGACCTGAATCTGGTCCACTACATCCCTTTCGATGAGCAGACCAGCCGCGTCTTCGACCAACTGGTACATGATGCGGGGCAGGGCGCCGTCAATTTTGCGCCTTGGCCCCAGAAGAACATGCCGTAA
- a CDS encoding CoA-binding protein: protein MANINSLVQGFLAQKKIAVVGVSDKRETGCNATYQKLKDSGYQVYAVNPRIASFQGDACYPDLKSIPDTPDAVFILANPNVTRQIVEQCMELGIKRVWMHCMMGIKPGLAAGITSVSPEAVALCEANGIAVIPGSCPNQYLKPDFAHRAMWGLWSALGFMRSG from the coding sequence ATGGCGAATATCAACTCCTTAGTTCAGGGTTTTCTTGCTCAGAAAAAGATTGCTGTGGTTGGTGTGTCCGACAAACGCGAGACTGGCTGTAATGCGACTTACCAAAAACTCAAGGATAGCGGTTATCAAGTCTATGCGGTGAACCCGCGCATCGCTTCATTCCAAGGAGATGCCTGCTATCCCGACTTGAAATCCATCCCCGATACACCGGACGCGGTTTTTATCCTCGCCAATCCAAACGTCACACGGCAAATCGTAGAACAATGCATGGAGTTGGGGATTAAACGCGTATGGATGCACTGCATGATGGGCATCAAGCCCGGCTTGGCGGCAGGCATCACCAGTGTCTCGCCTGAGGCGGTGGCGTTGTGCGAAGCCAACGGGATCGCGGTCATCCCCGGATCATGCCCGAACCAATATTTGAAGCCAGACTTTGCTCACCGGGCAATGTGGGGATTGTGGAGCGCGCTGGGATTCATGCGCTCTGGCTGA
- a CDS encoding YgiT-type zinc finger protein: MNQETPVQHPSEPERAPCHHCGAGVMHLRHITYFTWLGEELITVPDFPAWICDVCGKRVYDDYAVAQLAMLLNPEAGKPTRRLKRTGRPAPPKGTRPFPPLD; this comes from the coding sequence ATGAATCAAGAGACACCCGTCCAACACCCGTCCGAACCTGAGCGCGCTCCATGCCATCATTGCGGCGCGGGAGTGATGCACCTGCGTCACATCACTTACTTTACGTGGCTCGGCGAAGAATTGATCACCGTGCCGGATTTCCCCGCATGGATCTGCGATGTATGCGGCAAACGCGTATACGACGACTACGCCGTCGCGCAATTAGCAATGCTCCTCAACCCAGAAGCCGGCAAGCCGACTCGTCGCCTCAAACGGACGGGGCGACCTGCTCCACCCAAGGGGACTCGCCCCTTCCCCCCGCTGGATTAA
- a CDS encoding class I SAM-dependent methyltransferase — MDWHKRYLQQAGWTRTLRAYLFEQAGIKTAQRILEVGCGTGAILASIASPASLHGLDLEPASLALCRLHAPAAALTRGDGLALPYADQAFDIVYCHFFLLWTRDPLQAVREMKRVARRGGHILALAEPDYSARVDKPVELTIIGARQAESLKRQGADPGFGARLAEVFFQAGIKLHETGTVQPVAQEPSADELEIEWEVIRSDLAGTVDEEEIQKLKLLDARARSRGERVLHVPTYFAWGQA; from the coding sequence ATGGACTGGCACAAACGCTACCTCCAACAAGCGGGCTGGACGCGCACACTGCGCGCCTATCTGTTCGAACAAGCGGGGATAAAAACCGCACAGCGGATTCTGGAAGTGGGATGCGGCACCGGCGCGATCCTCGCTTCGATCGCCTCGCCTGCCTCGCTTCACGGTCTCGACCTTGAACCTGCCTCGCTTGCCCTCTGCCGACTCCACGCCCCTGCCGCCGCGCTCACGCGCGGAGATGGGCTTGCCCTCCCCTACGCAGACCAAGCGTTCGACATCGTCTATTGTCACTTCTTCCTGCTGTGGACGCGCGACCCGTTGCAAGCCGTCCGCGAAATGAAACGCGTCGCGCGCCGCGGTGGACACATCCTTGCCCTGGCGGAACCCGATTACAGCGCGCGCGTAGATAAGCCCGTCGAGTTAACAATCATCGGCGCTCGGCAAGCCGAATCGTTGAAGCGGCAGGGAGCCGACCCCGGCTTCGGCGCGCGGCTGGCGGAGGTCTTTTTTCAAGCGGGGATCAAACTCCACGAAACCGGGACCGTTCAACCCGTCGCGCAAGAACCGAGCGCCGACGAGTTGGAAATCGAATGGGAGGTGATTCGGTCCGACCTGGCGGGAACGGTTGACGAGGAGGAAATCCAAAAACTGAAATTGTTGGACGCCCGCGCAAGAAGCCGCGGCGAACGCGTTTTGCATGTGCCGACTTATTTTGCATGGGGGCAAGCCTAG
- the rimO gene encoding 30S ribosomal protein S12 methylthiotransferase RimO has protein sequence MSKNTFHLVSLGCSKNTVDSDSMAQLLVRDGYHAVDNPSHANVLIVNTCGFIGPAKQESLDVLRELADGKKKNQILIAAGCLTQRYGAEVAEKVPGIDGVLGTRRWMDIVQVVRELRQSPHPEPLYHLPDAKTVGVDERDALRASVAGASAYVKIADGCRRPCAFCAIPLIKGTAVSRPVELILDEARRLRDAGVRELILIAQDTTDYGHDLGMKDGLAILLEQLTTNVPDMDWIRIMYAYPGYVTDRLIDVMASSKQVLPYLDMPLQHAHPKTLYRMRRPSNIDWVHRTLGKMRSRISNLAIRTTFIVGYPGETDEEYQALYDFVEEIRFDRVGAFQFSFEPGTTSEPLGDPVPAEVKQARFEQLMELQQGISMQVNQSYVGKTLDVLVEGRDKGIAIGRSYRDAPEIDGLVFVEGDARIGEIVPVKITGALAYDLTGVPAPELIHL, from the coding sequence TTGTCGAAAAACACTTTTCATCTCGTCTCACTGGGTTGCTCAAAGAACACGGTTGATTCCGATTCGATGGCGCAACTGCTTGTCCGCGATGGGTATCATGCGGTGGATAATCCCTCGCACGCGAACGTGTTGATCGTGAACACCTGCGGCTTTATCGGTCCCGCCAAGCAGGAATCACTGGACGTTCTGCGCGAACTTGCCGATGGCAAGAAAAAGAATCAAATCTTGATCGCGGCGGGATGTCTGACACAGCGCTACGGAGCGGAAGTGGCGGAAAAGGTCCCCGGCATTGACGGCGTGTTGGGCACGCGTCGCTGGATGGATATTGTTCAAGTGGTGCGCGAACTTCGCCAGAGTCCACACCCTGAGCCTCTTTACCATTTGCCCGATGCAAAAACCGTTGGCGTGGATGAACGGGACGCGTTGCGCGCGTCGGTGGCGGGCGCGAGCGCGTACGTCAAAATTGCGGATGGATGCCGCCGTCCGTGCGCGTTTTGCGCCATTCCGCTTATCAAAGGGACGGCGGTCTCGCGCCCAGTGGAGTTGATCCTCGACGAAGCGCGTCGCCTCAGGGACGCGGGGGTGCGTGAGTTGATTCTCATCGCGCAGGACACGACTGATTACGGTCACGACTTGGGGATGAAAGACGGGCTGGCGATTTTGTTGGAGCAATTGACAACCAACGTGCCAGACATGGACTGGATTCGAATCATGTACGCCTATCCCGGCTATGTGACGGATCGTTTGATCGATGTGATGGCTTCGAGCAAGCAAGTCCTGCCGTATCTCGATATGCCTCTACAACACGCGCACCCGAAGACGTTGTATCGTATGCGCCGTCCGTCGAATATTGATTGGGTGCATCGCACGCTGGGAAAGATGCGTTCAAGGATTTCAAACCTTGCCATCCGTACAACATTCATCGTAGGCTACCCTGGCGAAACGGACGAGGAATATCAAGCGTTGTATGATTTTGTGGAAGAGATTCGTTTCGACCGCGTGGGCGCGTTCCAGTTTTCGTTCGAGCCGGGGACTACTAGCGAGCCGCTCGGCGACCCGGTTCCCGCGGAGGTCAAACAGGCGCGCTTCGAACAGTTGATGGAACTGCAACAGGGAATCTCCATGCAGGTCAATCAATCGTACGTCGGGAAAACGTTGGATGTTTTGGTCGAGGGGCGCGATAAAGGAATCGCCATCGGACGTTCGTACCGCGACGCACCAGAAATTGACGGGTTGGTCTTCGTCGAAGGGGATGCGAGGATCGGCGAGATCGTGCCTGTGAAAATCACCGGCGCGCTGGCGTATGACTTGACCGGAGTTCCCGCGCCAGAGTTGATTCATTTGTAG
- the rplI gene encoding 50S ribosomal protein L9 gives MKVMLVKDVYKLGRAGDVKKVADGYGRNFLLPQGLAVLATAGAIKQSEKIRAQAEVKRAELNNELKDLATQIGNVVLNFAGKAGETGKLYGSITTQDVATAIQEQTRYEVKKQQIDMQPIRNLGEFKAHVRLTMDLVPEVKIIVYREGEAHEEGAPAEEVAEEAAPAETTAEETAPPAETEAA, from the coding sequence ATGAAAGTAATGCTGGTCAAAGACGTGTACAAACTGGGGCGCGCGGGGGACGTGAAAAAAGTCGCTGATGGCTATGGGCGCAACTTCCTCCTCCCGCAAGGGTTGGCGGTGCTCGCCACAGCCGGAGCAATCAAACAGTCGGAAAAGATTCGGGCGCAGGCGGAAGTCAAGCGCGCGGAACTCAATAACGAGTTAAAAGATTTGGCGACTCAGATCGGCAACGTTGTCCTTAACTTTGCCGGTAAAGCCGGCGAGACCGGCAAGCTCTATGGTTCGATCACCACGCAGGATGTGGCGACCGCGATCCAAGAACAGACGCGCTATGAAGTCAAGAAACAACAGATTGACATGCAGCCCATCCGCAATCTCGGCGAATTCAAAGCGCATGTCCGCCTGACGATGGACCTCGTTCCCGAAGTCAAGATCATCGTCTACCGTGAGGGTGAGGCGCACGAAGAAGGCGCGCCGGCGGAAGAGGTCGCTGAAGAAGCCGCGCCCGCAGAGACGACCGCAGAAGAAACCGCGCCACCGGCTGAAACCGAAGCCGCGTAA
- a CDS encoding SH3 domain-containing protein translates to MNKKIFLLLPLLALACGASRSAFLVLPTEQLPSPTAEAVQIMPQATRTHASTHVCTVAVENLHLRDQPGVSGVVIGWLKLGDVLTVLPDPPVGDWIRVRRGEAVGWINSNYCERKNP, encoded by the coding sequence ATGAACAAAAAGATTTTCCTGTTACTTCCCTTGCTCGCCCTGGCTTGCGGCGCGTCGCGTTCGGCTTTTCTTGTTCTTCCCACTGAGCAACTCCCCTCCCCCACTGCCGAAGCCGTCCAAATCATGCCCCAGGCGACACGCACGCACGCAAGCACGCACGTTTGCACGGTCGCCGTGGAAAATCTCCACCTACGAGATCAGCCAGGCGTAAGCGGCGTAGTGATCGGCTGGCTGAAATTGGGCGACGTGTTGACAGTCCTTCCCGATCCGCCTGTTGGCGATTGGATTCGGGTCCGACGTGGCGAGGCGGTCGGTTGGATCAATTCAAACTATTGCGAAAGGAAAAACCCATGA
- a CDS encoding DUF4115 domain-containing protein, with translation MQTIGQRLKQARESKRLTLEKVFEATRIRVPYLQALEADDHSVMPSPVQARGYLRNYAEFLGLDFDQLLEEMRAESKTSDELITPMDSTPSPATPTLEVSPPQEAALPSPSKPARRKKAESKPATDSAPSKPRRTRKKVAPEPVIEEPQPEIIEPTPVIEPIVEPVVETPAEEPPQSDVSESLWQSWLNRLSSAISIRVKRREEPQTELVAPDAVTEDIQPPATFQPENLQPFDAAQDKPSTEIFKEIGVELRRRREMLSLHLDEVERNTHVKAHYLEALETGAMENLPSTVQTRGMLSNYASFLDLDVDAILLRYADGLQARHRERNPQKPVRQPGEPIVSNIPPLRSFIAGDLIFGIGIAVLLVGFLIWGINRVVTLQNQEVIDPTAPSISDVLLATLDPSLFTPTATLEFVDNNEPTATIVIPTQNLNVNVQVNLVAVERTYMRVIVDGEEVFNGRVVPGTAYPFEAEEQVEVLVGNGAAIRIVYNGRDLGLLGGFGEVISNIYREEEIVTPTALPTQPPTITPTPTATVPPSRTPIPSNTPAATRTP, from the coding sequence ATGCAAACTATCGGACAAAGACTCAAACAGGCGCGCGAATCGAAACGCCTCACGCTCGAAAAAGTCTTCGAAGCGACGCGTATTCGCGTCCCATATTTGCAGGCGCTCGAAGCCGACGATCATTCCGTGATGCCTTCGCCCGTGCAAGCGCGCGGCTATCTGCGAAACTATGCCGAATTCCTCGGTTTGGATTTCGATCAACTGCTGGAGGAAATGCGCGCCGAGAGTAAAACATCGGATGAACTTATCACGCCGATGGATTCGACTCCCTCGCCGGCGACTCCGACTCTTGAAGTTTCTCCGCCTCAGGAAGCGGCGCTTCCTTCCCCCTCCAAGCCTGCTCGCCGTAAAAAAGCGGAGTCCAAGCCTGCAACTGATTCGGCTCCCTCCAAACCCCGGCGGACTCGCAAGAAGGTCGCGCCCGAACCGGTGATCGAAGAACCTCAGCCGGAAATCATCGAGCCAACTCCAGTTATTGAACCTATTGTCGAACCAGTCGTTGAAACTCCAGCAGAGGAGCCGCCTCAATCGGATGTAAGCGAGAGTCTCTGGCAATCGTGGCTGAACCGTTTAAGTTCAGCGATCTCGATTCGAGTCAAACGCAGGGAAGAGCCGCAAACCGAATTGGTCGCGCCGGATGCTGTAACCGAGGATATTCAACCTCCTGCAACTTTCCAACCTGAAAACCTTCAACCCTTCGACGCGGCTCAGGACAAGCCTTCCACTGAAATCTTCAAAGAGATCGGCGTCGAACTTCGCCGGCGCCGCGAAATGCTCAGCCTGCACCTCGACGAAGTGGAACGGAACACGCACGTCAAGGCGCATTATCTCGAAGCGCTCGAAACCGGCGCGATGGAAAATCTGCCGTCCACGGTGCAGACGCGCGGCATGTTGTCCAATTACGCGTCGTTCCTCGATTTGGACGTGGACGCTATCCTCCTCCGTTACGCGGACGGACTGCAAGCGCGGCACCGCGAGCGGAATCCGCAAAAACCGGTCCGTCAGCCGGGTGAGCCGATCGTGTCGAATATCCCGCCGCTGCGTAGTTTCATCGCGGGCGATCTCATTTTCGGCATCGGTATTGCCGTCCTCTTGGTCGGTTTTCTCATTTGGGGCATCAACCGTGTGGTCACTTTGCAAAATCAGGAAGTGATTGACCCTACCGCGCCGTCCATTTCGGATGTGTTACTCGCCACGCTGGACCCTTCGCTCTTCACGCCGACCGCCACACTTGAGTTTGTGGATAACAATGAGCCGACCGCGACGATCGTTATCCCTACGCAGAATTTGAACGTAAACGTCCAAGTAAATTTGGTTGCCGTCGAGCGAACGTACATGCGTGTGATCGTGGATGGGGAAGAGGTCTTCAACGGACGCGTCGTGCCGGGAACTGCGTATCCGTTCGAGGCGGAGGAGCAGGTTGAAGTGTTAGTAGGGAACGGCGCCGCGATCCGCATCGTGTACAATGGGCGCGACCTTGGTCTGCTCGGTGGGTTCGGCGAAGTGATCAGCAATATTTATCGCGAAGAGGAGATTGTTACTCCCACCGCATTGCCGACTCAGCCTCCCACCATTACGCCCACGCCGACTGCCACAGTTCCCCCGTCGCGCACGCCGATTCCCTCGAACACGCCAGCGGCAACGAGAACTCCATAA
- the lepB gene encoding signal peptidase I: MESLQTSQQVQPENPATGESTQPSDWKRMALDVIETLFLAIVLYFGINAVSARVRVDGFSMNPTLENGEYILVNKLAYKLGEPTRGDIIVFSFPLDPTQDLIKRVIGLPGETVTVQNGQVSVNGTPLDEPYIADAPFYNGSWVIEQGQLFVLGDNRNESKDSHEWGLLPIENVIGRAVVIYWPPRNWEVLDHFEHANIAP, encoded by the coding sequence ATGGAATCATTGCAGACGTCCCAACAAGTCCAGCCCGAAAACCCCGCCACTGGCGAATCAACCCAACCGTCCGATTGGAAGCGGATGGCGCTCGATGTCATCGAAACGCTTTTCCTTGCGATCGTCCTGTATTTTGGCATCAACGCCGTCTCTGCCCGCGTCCGCGTGGATGGTTTCAGTATGAATCCCACACTCGAGAACGGCGAATATATCCTCGTCAACAAACTTGCCTATAAATTGGGCGAACCAACCCGCGGCGATATTATCGTGTTTAGTTTTCCGCTCGACCCCACGCAGGACCTGATCAAACGCGTGATCGGTTTGCCCGGCGAAACCGTTACCGTGCAAAATGGGCAGGTCTCTGTGAACGGAACGCCGCTCGATGAGCCTTACATTGCTGACGCGCCGTTTTATAACGGATCGTGGGTGATCGAACAGGGGCAATTGTTCGTGCTAGGCGACAACCGCAACGAATCGAAAGACTCGCACGAATGGGGATTGCTGCCGATAGAGAATGTGATCGGCAGGGCTGTGGTCATTTATTGGCCCCCGCGCAATTGGGAAGTGCTCGATCATTTTGAACATGCGAACATCGCGCCATAA
- a CDS encoding methylmalonyl-CoA mutase family protein produces the protein MDIQARYKKWQENTLQKSLDKFKERRERFTTSSGIEVPRLSLPGETDSPYPDRLGFPGEYPFTRGVQPTMYRSRFWTMRQYAGFGTAEETNQRYRYLLQNGQTGLSVAFDLPTQIGYDADDPIAHGEVGKVGVSISSVHDMEVLFKDIPLESVSTSMTINAPAGVLLAMYIAVAKRQGADVSKLRGTIQNDILKEYVARGTYIFPPTPSMRLITDIFSFCEKEVPNWNTISISGYHMREAGSTAVQEVAFTLANGIAYVEAALAAGLNIDEFAGQLSFFFNAHNNFLEEVAKFRAARRLWAKIMRERFKAQKPASWQLRFHTQTAGSTLTAQQPENNVVRVTVQALSAVLGGTQSLHTNSMDEALWLPTEKAVRVALRTQQILAYESGVADSVDPLAGSYLIEYLTDEIENRAQAYISKIDDLDGALTAIERGFMQSEIQDAAYAAQQAIEKKEQIVVGVNQFQVEEDLTLERLKVDPAIEASARERLKRLRETRDSKLVGDLLGKLKSAAHGTENLMPLFIEAVENNITLGEICNALRSVWGEYVAEGF, from the coding sequence ATGGACATCCAGGCGCGTTACAAAAAATGGCAGGAAAACACCCTCCAAAAATCGTTGGATAAATTCAAAGAACGACGCGAACGCTTCACCACCTCTTCCGGGATTGAAGTGCCCCGCCTCTCTCTGCCGGGTGAGACTGATTCGCCCTACCCCGACCGTCTCGGCTTCCCCGGCGAATACCCCTTCACGCGCGGCGTCCAACCGACGATGTATCGCTCGCGCTTTTGGACGATGCGCCAGTACGCGGGCTTTGGCACAGCCGAAGAGACCAACCAACGTTACCGGTATCTTCTGCAAAACGGACAAACCGGCTTGTCCGTCGCCTTCGACCTGCCGACACAGATCGGCTACGACGCGGACGACCCCATCGCACACGGCGAGGTGGGCAAGGTCGGCGTTTCGATCTCCTCCGTTCACGATATGGAAGTTTTGTTCAAAGATATTCCGTTGGAAAGCGTTTCGACCTCGATGACGATCAACGCGCCCGCCGGCGTTTTGCTGGCGATGTATATCGCGGTGGCAAAGCGCCAAGGGGCAGACGTGAGCAAACTACGCGGCACAATTCAAAACGACATTCTCAAAGAATATGTGGCGCGCGGCACCTATATCTTCCCACCCACGCCTTCGATGCGCCTCATCACCGACATTTTCTCGTTTTGCGAGAAAGAAGTCCCGAACTGGAACACGATCTCGATCTCAGGCTATCACATGCGCGAAGCCGGCTCGACGGCGGTGCAAGAGGTGGCGTTCACGCTTGCCAACGGGATCGCCTATGTAGAGGCAGCCCTTGCGGCTGGATTGAATATTGACGAGTTTGCCGGTCAACTCTCGTTCTTCTTCAACGCGCACAACAACTTTTTGGAAGAGGTCGCGAAGTTCCGCGCCGCGCGCAGGCTTTGGGCAAAAATCATGCGCGAACGGTTCAAAGCGCAGAAGCCAGCCTCGTGGCAACTCCGATTCCACACTCAGACCGCAGGCTCGACCCTCACCGCGCAACAGCCTGAAAACAACGTAGTGCGCGTGACCGTGCAAGCGTTGTCCGCTGTCCTTGGCGGAACGCAATCTCTGCACACCAACTCGATGGACGAGGCGTTGTGGCTTCCCACCGAGAAAGCCGTGCGCGTCGCGCTCCGCACACAGCAGATTCTCGCCTACGAATCCGGCGTGGCAGACTCGGTGGACCCGCTGGCGGGATCGTACCTGATCGAATACCTCACCGACGAGATCGAAAATCGCGCGCAGGCATACATTTCCAAGATTGACGATCTGGACGGCGCGTTGACCGCCATCGAGCGCGGCTTCATGCAAAGCGAAATTCAAGATGCGGCGTATGCGGCACAGCAGGCGATCGAAAAGAAAGAACAGATTGTTGTGGGAGTCAATCAATTTCAAGTGGAGGAAGATTTGACGCTGGAAAGGTTGAAGGTTGACCCTGCCATCGAAGCGTCGGCGCGGGAGAGGTTGAAGAGATTAAGAGAGACTAGAGACTCGAAATTGGTGGGGGACTTGCTCGGCAAGTTGAAATCTGCCGCGCACGGAACCGAGAACTTGATGCCGTTGTTCATCGAAGCGGTAGAGAACAATATTACCCTCGGCGAGATTTGCAACGCGCTCCGGTCCGTGTGGGGCGAGTATGTGGCGGAAGGGTTTTGA
- a CDS encoding helix-turn-helix domain-containing protein: MPDLVGYCTTTEAADKLGFHVNHVRRMVRRGDLKIKRVGQMLFVSLDSIKQYQEKTKGFEKHSPYKREKITSNK, encoded by the coding sequence ATGCCTGATCTCGTTGGTTATTGCACTACAACAGAAGCCGCCGATAAACTTGGCTTTCATGTAAATCATGTCAGGCGCATGGTCAGGCGCGGCGACCTGAAAATTAAAAGGGTTGGTCAAATGCTTTTTGTCTCTCTCGATTCGATAAAGCAATATCAAGAAAAGACAAAAGGATTCGAGAAACATTCTCCCTATAAACGAGAGAAAATAACTAGCAACAAGTAA
- a CDS encoding radical SAM protein yields the protein MALLEAIKDRLVGPSVKNPEPGLYHYQLEKENEKSRAHLRIEGDGHATLIVNANRVLHLNPTAALMAYFIMEQIPNDAVIRMMTRQFNVHPEQARADFEEFQWQIKELLRPDGACAVHEMDLETMMPFSARPTAPYRMDMALTYRCNNDCAHCYNARERTFPEISTEQWYSIIDKCFDLGVPHIVFTGGEATLRNDLPELIAYAESKGQITGLNTNARRLIDERFLQKLLDAGLDHIQITVESHDEQVHDLMMRAKGAFKQTIQGLKNALATNLYVMTNTTMLRTNVHTMPETLDFLAELGVPTIGMNALIYSGHGLTVGTGLRESELQPILEMAVEKTSARGQRLIWYTPTQYCHFDPTQLNLGVKGCTASLYSMCIESNGNVLPCQSYYHALGNILTDSWDTIWNHELSIRLRERRGLPEMCNSCSIVSECGGGCPLRFEGHRKMYEVNEEIIPLEVLA from the coding sequence ATGGCGCTCTTGGAAGCAATCAAAGATCGGCTCGTTGGACCGAGCGTGAAAAACCCCGAGCCGGGTTTGTATCACTATCAATTGGAAAAAGAGAACGAAAAGAGCCGCGCCCACTTGCGGATCGAAGGCGACGGACACGCCACGTTGATCGTCAACGCCAACCGCGTGCTACACCTCAACCCCACCGCCGCGTTGATGGCGTATTTCATCATGGAGCAGATCCCCAACGACGCGGTCATCCGCATGATGACGAGGCAGTTCAACGTGCATCCCGAACAGGCGCGCGCAGATTTCGAGGAGTTCCAGTGGCAGATCAAGGAACTGCTCCGCCCGGACGGCGCGTGCGCGGTGCACGAAATGGACCTGGAAACCATGATGCCGTTCAGCGCCCGCCCGACCGCGCCCTATCGCATGGATATGGCGCTAACCTATCGCTGTAACAACGATTGCGCCCACTGCTACAACGCGCGCGAACGCACCTTCCCAGAGATTTCCACAGAGCAGTGGTACTCCATCATTGACAAGTGTTTTGACCTCGGCGTGCCGCACATTGTGTTCACCGGCGGCGAAGCGACCCTGCGCAACGACCTGCCGGAGTTGATCGCCTACGCCGAATCCAAAGGGCAGATCACGGGACTCAACACCAACGCCCGCCGCCTGATCGACGAACGCTTTCTGCAAAAATTATTGGACGCCGGGCTCGATCACATTCAAATTACGGTCGAGTCGCACGATGAACAGGTCCACGACTTGATGATGCGCGCAAAAGGCGCCTTCAAGCAGACCATTCAAGGGTTGAAGAACGCGCTGGCGACGAACCTGTACGTGATGACCAACACAACCATGCTGCGCACGAACGTCCACACCATGCCGGAGACGCTCGACTTCCTCGCCGAACTCGGCGTGCCGACCATCGGCATGAACGCGCTGATCTATTCCGGTCACGGGCTCACGGTTGGGACGGGCTTGCGCGAAAGCGAACTGCAACCCATCCTCGAGATGGCAGTCGAGAAGACCTCGGCGCGCGGGCAACGCCTGATCTGGTACACACCCACGCAATACTGTCACTTCGACCCGACGCAACTCAACCTCGGCGTGAAGGGTTGCACCGCCTCGCTCTACAGCATGTGCATCGAATCCAACGGCAACGTCCTGCCGTGCCAGTCCTACTACCATGCGCTTGGAAACATCCTCACCGATTCATGGGACACGATCTGGAACCACGAACTATCCATCCGCTTGCGCGAACGACGCGGGTTGCCCGAAATGTGCAACAGTTGCTCGATCGTGTCCGAGTGCGGCGGCGGATGTCCCCTGCGGTTCGAAGGTCACCGCAAGATGTACGAAGTGAACGAGGAGATCATTCCGTTGGAAGTGTTGGCGTAA